The Elaeis guineensis isolate ETL-2024a chromosome 13, EG11, whole genome shotgun sequence genome includes a region encoding these proteins:
- the LOC105035840 gene encoding putative polyol transporter 1: MSDRKPEATKVASQGPSVSLPYAVTPRLRRNKRFAFACAMLASMTSILLGYDIGVMSGAAIFIKDDLHVSDTQIEILLGILNLYSLVGSLAAGRTSDWIGRRYTIVFAAVIFFIGAIMMGLAPNYAFLMVGRFVAGVGVGYALMIAPVYTAEVAPASSRGFLTSFPEVFINSGILLGYVSNFAFARLPQHLNWRLMLGVGAIPSVFLGVGVLAMPESPRWLVMQGQIGAAKEVLAKTSETPEEAEERLLDIKNVAGIPADCNDDVVAVQKQSHGEGVWKELFLRPTPSVRRVLLSAIGIHFFQQASGIDSVVLYSPRVFKKAGIENNNKLLGTTVAVGFTKTLFILVATFMLDRVGRRPLLLSSTGGMIVSLASLGFGLTVIDHHPHGQLPWAIGLSIASILAYVAFFSIGLGPITWVYSSEIFPLRLRAQGASVGVVVNRVTSGVITMTFISLYKAITIGGSFFLYAGVAAVAWVFFFTYLKETRGKTLEEMENLFGKKTEEKKDGEVQMTGGGSNGKD; the protein is encoded by the exons ATGAGTGACCGAAaaccagaagccaccaaagtggCTTCTCAAGGCCCCAGTGTCTCCCTCCCCTATGCCGTCACCCCACGGCTACGCCGTAACAAAAGGTTTGCCTTCGCCTGCGCCATGCTCgcctccatgacctccatcctcTTAGGCTACG ATATTGGAGTGATGAGTGGCGCTGCGATATTCATCAAAGACGACCTTCACGTGAGTGACACTCAGATAGAGATCCTCCTCGGCATCCTCAACCTATATTCCCTCGTCGGCTCCCTCGCCGCCGGCCGGACCTCCGACTGGATCGGCCGCCGCTACACCATCGTCTTCGCTGCCGTCATCTTTTTCATTGGCGCAATCATGATGGGCCTCGCCCCTAACTACGCCTTCCTGATGGTCGGCCGCTTCGTCGCCGGCGTCGGCGTCGGCTACGCCCTCATGATCGCCCCCGTCTACACCGCCGAGGTCGCCCCCGCCTCCTCCCGCGGCTTCCTCACCTCCTTCCCGGAGGTGTTCATCAACTCCGGCATCCTCCTCGGCTACGTGTCCAACTTCGCCTTCGCCAGGCTCCCGCAGCACCTGAACTGGCGCCTCATGCTCGGCGTCGGCGCCATCCCCTCCGTCTTCCTCGGCGTCGGCGTCCTTGCCATGCCGGAGTCCCCCCGGTGGCTCGTCATGCAGGGCCAGATCGGCGCGGCCAAGGAGGTCCTCGCCAAGACCTCCGAAACCCCGGAAGAAGCCGAGGAACGCCTCCTCGACATCAAGAACGTCGCCGGCATCCCCGCTGACTGCAACGACGACGTGGTAGCGGTCCAGAAGCAGAGCCACGGCGAGGGAGTGTGGAAGGAGCTCTTCCTGAGGCCAACGCCATCGGTCCGTCGTGTCTTGTTATCAGCGATCGGAATCCACTTCTTCCAGCAGGCCTCCGGTATCGACTCTGTGGTGCTCTACAGCCCCCGAGTTTTCAAGAAAGCCGGAATTGAGAACAATAACAAGCTGCTCGGCACGACGGTGGCGGTCGGATTCACCAAAACTTTGTTCATCCTGGTGGCAACCTTCATGTTAGACCGCGTTGGCCGGCGACCTTTGTTGTTGAGCAGCACTGGAGGAATGATAGTGTCCCTGGCCAGCCTTGGGTTCGGGCTCACCGTCATCGATCACCACCCACATGGGCAGCTGCCGTGGGCTATTGGGCTCAGTATCGCATCCATATTGGCCTATGTCGCCTTCTTTTCAATCGGTCTGGGGCCGATAACTTGGGTCTATAGCTCAGAGATCTTCCCATTGAGGCTAAGAGCACAGGGGGCGAGTGTAGGGGTGGTGGTGAACCGGGTGACAAGTGGTGTGATCACGATGACCTTTATATCACTCTACAAAGCCATTACTATCGGCGGGAGCTTCTTCTTGTATGCCGGAGTCGCGGCGGTGGCATGGGTGTTCTTCTTTACTTACTTGAAGGAGACCAGAGGGAAGACTCTGGAGGAGATGGAGAATCTGTTTGGAAAGAAAACAGAAGAGAAGAAGGATGGAGAAGTTCAGATGACCGGGGGAGGGAGTAATGGGAAAGATTGA